Below is a window of Methanomassiliicoccales archaeon DNA.
GCTTATGAGGAACATGCTGAAGGGCTTTATGAGCCAGTTGGTCACCCAAGTGACGATTAGGCCCTTGAGCATTTGACCCTTGTGGACGCGCTTTATAGCGGAGAAGTCTACCTTAACCATCATGGGATAAATCATCGCCCATATCAAAATCGCTATGGGCATGTTAACGTTAGCTATCGTGAGCTTTGAGAGTGCCTGGGGTACTGTTGGGAAGAGCTTTCCGATGGCTATGCCCGCCATTATACAGAGAGCCACCCAGAGTGAGAGGTATTTTTCGAAGAAGCTTAACCCTTTTTTCTCGCCCATTTCCCGCACCCATTTGAGTTGAAGGAGTTTTCAAATAAAAGCCTTTTTAAAACCAAAGGTGAAAGTTCAAATGAAGTACACCTCATCCATATTGATATCTACAGATTATTGCGGAAAGATATTTAAAACTGCATTCCAAGCCTTCTCGGTGAGAAAAATGGAAGAAAAGCTCATCCTCTTCGTCTGCGTGAAGAACTCCGCAAGAAGTCAGATGGCGGAGGCTTTCTTCAACCACTTCAACGATGACCCAAGGTTCAAGGCCATGAGCGCCGGAACGGAGCCGGCTGAGGAGATAGACTCTCTAGCGAGGAAGGTCATGGAGGAAATCGGGATTTCCCTTGAAGGACAGTACCCGAAGCTCTACACCGAGGAGATGGCCGATAAAGCTTACATAGTCATCACGATGGGATGCCTCGACAAGTGCCCCTACGCTCCTCCGGAGAAGACCTGGGACTGGGGGCTTGAAGACCCCTACGGAAAGCCGGTAGAGAAGCACCGTGAGATCAGGGACGAGATAAAGCGCCGCGTGTTAAAGCTCATTGAAGACCTGAAGGCCGGCAAGAGCAGGGACGAGATAATAGGGAGAAAAAGCCTCTTCACTCTTTGAATACTCCTCCCGTAACCAGACCTATTCCAGGTTTTTCTAACCTTCGCCGTCTTCCCTGTACCCGGCCATCTCGATTATTCCCGCGTCCTCAAGGGCAGGGAGGATAAGGTGTCCCTTTGAGGCCTGCTTCAGGCTTAATGAGAAAAACAAAGCAGAAGCTCTTTAGTCCGCCGGTTTTACTATCTCCACATCTCCCTTTATCTTCTCCGCCCCGACCGTGTTGAAAACAGTTCCGTACTTCTCGGCAAGCTCTTTAACGCGCATGATCTTCTTCTCGTCTTCGTTAGTGAAGATGGTGATCTTGTAAGTTATCTCCTTCAATTGAGGCTCATCGAGCCCGCGCCAGCCCCTAACTTCAACCTCAAAGGCCTTCACGTCGAGGCGCATCTTTTTGATTAACCTCCCCCAGTTGACGGTTATACAACCGCCTATCGCCGCTAAGAGATATTCCGTAGGATTCGGTCCCTTGTTATGACCATCTGTGTTCGTATCTATATTAAATGTAAACTCTCTCACCTTTGCCTCGCTCCCGACATTGCCGTCCCACTTTAAGTGTGCAGAATACTCAAGACGCTCCATAGTATCACCGTTTTAAAATGAACGCCATCTCAAATAAAAGCCCGTTTCCATGCAGATCTTAACGTTCGAAAGTCTTTTATACTATCACTCAAGAGTTGAGAGTGGTGAGAGTGGAGATGATAAGGGAGCATCACCACAAAGACCTCAAGGGCAGAATGCTGTTTTCCTTCGTCCTCAACATAGTGACAACACTAGCTGAAGTCATCGGCGGCATTCTCTCCGGAAGCCTGGCCCTTCTGAGCGACTCCCTCCACAATTTCAGCGACTCAATGAGCATCCTCGTGAGCTATTTGGCCATAAAGATTGGCGAGCGCGAGAGGAACGAAAAGTACACCTTTGGGTATAAGAGGGCCGAGATTCTGGTCGCATTCGTTAACTCGGCCGTTCTCGTCGGTGTTGCCCTTTTCCTCCTTGTTGAGGCCTACAAGCGGTTTAAAAATCCCGAACCTATAAACGGGCCTCTTATGCTCGGCGTTGCTTTAATTGGTCTTTTCGCCAACTTAATCTCGGTTCTCCTGCTTCATGAGCACGCACACGAGAGCATGAACGTCCGCTCTGCCTATCTCCATCTATTGAGTGACACACTGTCTTCAGTCGCAGTTGTGACCGGTGGAATAGCTATCATAAAGTGGAACATCCTCTGGATAGATCCCCTCATCACAGTCCTAATCTCGCTCTACATCCTCCGTGAAAGCTACGAAATTTTAAAAGAGAGCGTTGAAGTGCTCATGGAGGCTTCACCAAATCTAAATTTTGAGGAGATAAAACGGGAAATTGAGAGCATCCCCGGTGTTAAGAATGCACACCACTTCCACGCTTGGAGGGTGGGAGAGAAGGAAATCCACTTTGAGTGCCACGTTGAGGTTAATGATATGCCCCTCAGCGAGGCCCAGAAGCTCATAGATAATATTGCGGAGAGACTCAAAAGCTTTGGAATAACCCACGTAACGATTCAGCTCGAAGCAGGAAGGTGTGAGGATAAAAATACGATCTGCGGTGGGGAAAATGGTTAAAGCTGCCCTCCCAACTTCAAAAGGTGGACTTGATGAGAGGGTGCATGAAAGCCTCGTAAGGGCAGAGACTTTCACGTTGGTGGAACTTGAGGATGGAGAAATCAAGGATGTAAAAGTTCTGGAAAATCCCTATAAGGATGAACCTTATGGTGCAGGCTCCAAGGTTGCCCTATTTCTGGTTAACCTGGGAGTAAACGTCCTCTTGACACCTATGGACTGTCCCAAGGGAAAGGCAATACTTGAGGCAGGAGGGCTGTTCTCTAAATGGTTAAAAGCGTAAAGTTTAAATATTTTTGACTTTGTATTTCTTAATGGGTGGTTTAATGTGCCCAAGGCAACCTTTGTTATTAGTGAGGAAACCTTAGAGGAATTTAAAAAAGTGGCTATCCAGCGTTATGGGAACAAGAGAGGCGTTCTGAGTGTGGCAATAGAAGAAGCCATTAAAGATTGGATCAAGAAAACCAAAAAGGAGCTGGAAAATGCCGAGTGAGACTGTTAAGCTCACGGCAAAGTTCAAACTCAAAACAGAACCTGAAGGGTTAGAAGACCTCTTCTCCCTTTATTCTGATATTGTTAATTTTCTCCTTGATTATGCTTTCGAAAACAACATCACGAGCTTTTACCGGCTGAAGAAGGAGACTTACAAGGGCCTCCGGAGGGAATACCCAGAACTCCCAAGCCACTACATTTACACGGCCTGCCAAATGGCTACCTCAATCTACAAGAGTTACAGGAAGAGGAAGAGAAAAGGAAAAGCTAATGGAAAGCCCGTCTTCAAAAAGCAAGTGATAATGCTTGATGATCATCTTTTCAAACTCGACCTTGACGGTGGATTTGTCAAGCTCTCAACTCCCGGCGGAAGGCTGGAACTGGAGTTTTACCCTGCAAAATACCACGAGAAGTTTAGAGGGTGGAAAATAGGACAAGCGTGGCTTGTTAAAAATTCAAAGGGGAGTTTCATCAATATTGTCTTTTCCGAGGAGGTTGAAGTTAGAGAGCCAAAAGCCTTTGTTGGTGTGGACTTGAACGAAAACAATGTTACCCTTAGCCTTCCAGAGGGGGATTTTATCCAGATCATCACCCACGAGAGGGAGATTAGAACGGGCTACTTCCTAAAGAGAAGGAGAATTCAAAAGAAGATAAGAAGTGGTAAAAAGAGAAAATGGATTTTGGAAAAATATGGGATGAGGGAGAGAAACAGGATAAATGATTTATATCACAAATTAGCCAATAAGATTGTTGAACTGGCGGAAAAGTATGGTGGTATTGCTCTCGAAGACTTGACGGAAATCAGGGACTCGATAAGGTATTCCGCCCAATTGAATGGCCGTCTTCACCGTTGGAGTTTTCGTAAACTTCAATCCATTATCGAGTATAAAGCCAAGTTAAAGGGTGTGAGTGTCGTTTTTGTCGATCCTGCTTACTCTTCATCCCTGTGTCCGATATGTGGGGGTAAGTTAAGCCCGAATGGGCACAGGGTTTTGAAATGCGAGTGTGGTTTTGAGGCTGACCGTGACGTGGTCGGCTCTTGGAATATTCGTTTGAGGGGCCTGAAGATGTGGGGAGTCTCCGTTCCCCCCGAAAGCCAGCCAATGAAGACGGGAGGCTGGAAGCCTACCCGTTATGAAATTAACACTTTACACACACTTTACGGGTAGGCAGAACGGTTAAAATAATCAAAGTAAAACCGGGAAAACGGGTAGAAGAAGTAATCAAGAGTCTCCAAAGTAGCTTATAGCCCCCGTTGGGCATATCCTTTGGCAACCCCTGCAGAACTCCACGCACTCCTCTGGTTTTATCACTTTGGGCTTGCCCTCGGAGGCATCGTAAACCCCATGGGGGCAGAAGTTTGCACAAGTTAAGCAGCCGGTGCACTTGTCATAGTCGATTATGGGATACCAGTTGTCTGCCATTTTCATCCCTCCTGAGTATCAACGCTCATGGCTTCATTAATTGCTCTCCTCCCCATTCCGTAAGCTAGAACTACCTCGGCATTGTGTTCCTTGATAAAGTTCGGCAAATCTCCTGGACTATGTTCATCAAAGGGCACTTCAACAACCTCTACGTTCTTTGTTTTTCCCTCTTCAACATCAACAAAAACAAAATACTCAGCCCTTCCAAAGTGCCTACTTACGTTGCTTTCTAAGCCCCTGTTATCCTCGGCAGGTATTGCAATTCTCATGTACATCACCAAAAATGGATGAAGTTTGATGCATATAAAGTTTGTGCATATGCACAGAAATCATAATAGGAAAGCTTATCAGATTTGAGAGCGTATATTATTTGAGGGATATCCATGACCGAGATAAAGCACGTAAAAATTGGGGAGGATAAGTTTAGGATTACGGAGGAGGAAGTTGCCAGAAGGGAGCTTAAAGTTACAAAGATAAGTGACGACGTCATTCAGGTGCAGGAAGAGGTTCATGGCATTATAGCCCTTGTGGGTGCTGTAAGCAGCGTTAACATCAAGAAAGAAGAGCTTAAAGAACTTATAAAGGTCGCAAAAGAGGAATTCGGCTGGACTGATATCTGCTGAACCTTTTACCCTTTTCTTCTTTGGTATCATTGAGAGTGATATATTTTATGGTGGTAAAATTTTATAAGACCGAAAGTAAACGTATTATTGGTGATGTCACATGGCAGTTGGAGAAAAGATAACCATCAGCGTGATAAAGGCTGATATTGGCGGATGGCCGGGACACTGCAAGGTTCATCCAGCCCTTATCGAGAAGGCTAATGAGCTTTTGGGTAAGGCAAAAGAAGAGGGGACAATAATTGATTTCTACGCCACATACTGCGGTGATGATTTGCAGCTTATTATGACACATAAAAATGGAGTAGACAGTGAGAAAATACACGGTCTAGCTTGGAACGTGTTTAAAGAAGCGACTGAGATAGCAAAAGAACTCGGTCTCTACGGAGCTGGTCAGGATTTACTTAAAGATGCCTTTAGTGGGAACGTTAGAGGAATGGGCCCAGGAGTGGCCGAGATGGAGATTACCCTGAGAAAAAGCGAGCCTATCGTTACATTCCACATGGATAAGACAGAGCCAGGAGCATTCAACCTGCCGATCTTTAGAATGTTTGCCGATCCCTTCAACACTGCTGGACTGGTCATTGATCCCCACATGCACATGGGCTTTAGATTTGAGATATGGGACATAAAGGAGCACAAGAGGGTTATTATGAACTCACCTGAAGAGCTTTACGACATTTTGGCACTGATAGGTGCAAAGTCAAGATACGTAATAAAGCGCGTGTATCCAAAGAAAGGGCACAAGCTCCCTGAAGATGAGCCGGTTGCCGTTATAAGCACCGAAAAGCTTTACGAAATTGCTGGTGAATACGTAGGAAAAGACGACCCAGTGGCAATAGTAAGGGCTCAAAGCGGTCTCCCTGCCCTTGGAGAAGTCTTGGAGCCATTTGCATTCCCACACTTGGTAAGTGGATGGATGAGAGGAAGTCACAACGGCCCAATAATGCCCGTTCCCCTCAAGTATGCAACTCCCTCAAGATTCGATGGACCTCCAAGGGTTGTAGCGTTAGGATGGCAGATCAACAAGGATGGAAAGCTGATAGGTCCAGTTGACCTCTTTGAGGATGTGGCATTTGATAAAGCAAGAGAAAAGGCATTGGAGATTGCAGATTACATAAGAAGACATGGACCCTTTGAACCACATCGCTTACCGCTTGAGGAGATGGAATACACAACTTTGCCAGGTGTTTTAGAGAAGCTTAAGGACAGATTTGAGCCGATTTGATCTTCCTTTGCTAATTTTCTTTATTTTGTTCTAAAGAATCTATGAAATTCACTTGCATTATCCAAAAATCTTAAATAATTTGCTCTTTTACATAACACTCAGAGTGATATGGGAGGGAGGGATATGAGGTTTTCAGTGCTTAAGATAAACCTCGATGAAAAGAAAGTTGAAAGTGAAGAATTTGAGCGGGAGGGTATTTATGGCATAATTGATTATGCCTTGTACTTGCACGATGAAGTTTATAAGACCCACGAGCTCAAAAATCCCTATGATCCGAGGAACGTTATGGTTTTTGGAAAAGGGCCTTTTGCTGGTTCTGTTCTCCCTGGTTCTCATAGAATGACTTTTGTTTACAGATCGCCTCAGTACGGAGGGGTTTTCCCATCAACTATGGGCGGTGCGGCTTATCAGTTTCAGAGGGTTGGAGTAGATTTTGTGGTTCTTGAGGGCAAAAGGGAAAAGCCCACAGTAATAGTGCTTTCCAATGACGGAGAAAACCTGAATGTTGAGCTCCACGAGATAGAGCTTGAAAAGGTAATCGAAATATGGAAGGACTACAAAGGGGAAGAGGGGGTTTATGCTCTCACTCAATACCTCATAGATAACTTCCATGACAAGTTTGATGGAATGGAGTATAGAATAGCTTGTGTTGGGCCTGCTTCTCTAAATACGCACATGGGAGCAGTGTTCTCTCAAACTTTGAGAAACGGCAAGAGAGTTGTCGGAAGTGAGGATTGGGCTGCTAGGGGAGGAACTGGGAGCGTTTTGTTGAGGGCTCATAACGTTGTTGCCGTAATATTTGGTGGAAGAGCAAAGAGAAAGTTCCCAAAGGGTGATATAAGCAACATAACGGTGGCAAAGCAGATAGTTGAAGGCGTTCACAAGAAGCCCATGAACGAGGTCATATCAGAAAAGACCGTGAAATACAAATACAATCCTAAGCTCAACACGGGAGGAACCTTTGGAGGGAACTATCCAGCCGAGGGAGATTTCGTGCCCATACTCAACTGGCAGATGCCCTACATTCCAAAAGAAGACCGTATTAAAATCCACGAGAACATAATGAAATATTACTGGGAGCCCTTTAATAAAGAGGCAATAGAACCCAAAAACTGGACTAACTGTGGGGAACCCTGTCCAGTGGTGTGTAAGAAATACGCCAACGGTCACCACATAGAGTACGAGCCGAGAGAAGCTAACGGGCCTTTAAGTGGTGTAATAACCCTTAGGGCAAGCGATATAAGCGTTCACGCCGTTGATGCCATGGGGTTTGATGCCATCAGCTTTGGAGGTACCGCTGCATGGGTTTTGGAACTGGTCTATAGAGGATTGCTCAAGCCAGAAGAGGTTGGAATTAGCGACAAGCCTGAATTTGATAAGGATTCTCTTCTCTTAAAGCCTGTTGAGACTAGTGAAAAGAATGCCAAGCTTGTCGCTGAATTAGCCCACAGAGTTGCTTTTGCTGAAACGGAAATTGCCAGGATAATTGGTGAAGGCATAAGGAGGGCTAGTGAGATACTTGATGAGAAATTCAAGGATAGATTGAGCTACGGGGAAAGCTTCAAAGACTATGGCGTTTACACGCCCATAGGGATAAACGGAGAGATGGTACCCACTATGTACTGGGCTATTGGGAACTACATTCCTTTACCAATCCAAGGTCGCTACT
It encodes the following:
- a CDS encoding arsenate reductase ArsC, translating into MEEKLILFVCVKNSARSQMAEAFFNHFNDDPRFKAMSAGTEPAEEIDSLARKVMEEIGISLEGQYPKLYTEEMADKAYIVITMGCLDKCPYAPPEKTWDWGLEDPYGKPVEKHREIRDEIKRRVLKLIEDLKAGKSRDEIIGRKSLFTL
- a CDS encoding OsmC family protein produces the protein MERLEYSAHLKWDGNVGSEAKVREFTFNIDTNTDGHNKGPNPTEYLLAAIGGCITVNWGRLIKKMRLDVKAFEVEVRGWRGLDEPQLKEITYKITIFTNEDEKKIMRVKELAEKYGTVFNTVGAEKIKGDVEIVKPAD
- a CDS encoding cation transporter — translated: MIREHHHKDLKGRMLFSFVLNIVTTLAEVIGGILSGSLALLSDSLHNFSDSMSILVSYLAIKIGERERNEKYTFGYKRAEILVAFVNSAVLVGVALFLLVEAYKRFKNPEPINGPLMLGVALIGLFANLISVLLLHEHAHESMNVRSAYLHLLSDTLSSVAVVTGGIAIIKWNILWIDPLITVLISLYILRESYEILKESVEVLMEASPNLNFEEIKREIESIPGVKNAHHFHAWRVGEKEIHFECHVEVNDMPLSEAQKLIDNIAERLKSFGITHVTIQLEAGRCEDKNTICGGENG
- a CDS encoding NifB/NifX family molybdenum-iron cluster-binding protein encodes the protein MVKAALPTSKGGLDERVHESLVRAETFTLVELEDGEIKDVKVLENPYKDEPYGAGSKVALFLVNLGVNVLLTPMDCPKGKAILEAGGLFSKWLKA
- the tnpB gene encoding IS200/IS605 family element transposase accessory protein TnpB translates to MPSETVKLTAKFKLKTEPEGLEDLFSLYSDIVNFLLDYAFENNITSFYRLKKETYKGLRREYPELPSHYIYTACQMATSIYKSYRKRKRKGKANGKPVFKKQVIMLDDHLFKLDLDGGFVKLSTPGGRLELEFYPAKYHEKFRGWKIGQAWLVKNSKGSFINIVFSEEVEVREPKAFVGVDLNENNVTLSLPEGDFIQIITHEREIRTGYFLKRRRIQKKIRSGKKRKWILEKYGMRERNRINDLYHKLANKIVELAEKYGGIALEDLTEIRDSIRYSAQLNGRLHRWSFRKLQSIIEYKAKLKGVSVVFVDPAYSSSLCPICGGKLSPNGHRVLKCECGFEADRDVVGSWNIRLRGLKMWGVSVPPESQPMKTGGWKPTRYEINTLHTLYG
- a CDS encoding ferredoxin family protein, whose protein sequence is MADNWYPIIDYDKCTGCLTCANFCPHGVYDASEGKPKVIKPEECVEFCRGCQRICPTGAISYFGDS
- a CDS encoding NifB/NifX family molybdenum-iron cluster-binding protein — its product is MRIAIPAEDNRGLESNVSRHFGRAEYFVFVDVEEGKTKNVEVVEVPFDEHSPGDLPNFIKEHNAEVVLAYGMGRRAINEAMSVDTQEG
- a CDS encoding fructose 1,6-bisphosphatase, which encodes MAVGEKITISVIKADIGGWPGHCKVHPALIEKANELLGKAKEEGTIIDFYATYCGDDLQLIMTHKNGVDSEKIHGLAWNVFKEATEIAKELGLYGAGQDLLKDAFSGNVRGMGPGVAEMEITLRKSEPIVTFHMDKTEPGAFNLPIFRMFADPFNTAGLVIDPHMHMGFRFEIWDIKEHKRVIMNSPEELYDILALIGAKSRYVIKRVYPKKGHKLPEDEPVAVISTEKLYEIAGEYVGKDDPVAIVRAQSGLPALGEVLEPFAFPHLVSGWMRGSHNGPIMPVPLKYATPSRFDGPPRVVALGWQINKDGKLIGPVDLFEDVAFDKAREKALEIADYIRRHGPFEPHRLPLEEMEYTTLPGVLEKLKDRFEPI
- a CDS encoding aldehyde ferredoxin oxidoreductase family protein translates to MRFSVLKINLDEKKVESEEFEREGIYGIIDYALYLHDEVYKTHELKNPYDPRNVMVFGKGPFAGSVLPGSHRMTFVYRSPQYGGVFPSTMGGAAYQFQRVGVDFVVLEGKREKPTVIVLSNDGENLNVELHEIELEKVIEIWKDYKGEEGVYALTQYLIDNFHDKFDGMEYRIACVGPASLNTHMGAVFSQTLRNGKRVVGSEDWAARGGTGSVLLRAHNVVAVIFGGRAKRKFPKGDISNITVAKQIVEGVHKKPMNEVISEKTVKYKYNPKLNTGGTFGGNYPAEGDFVPILNWQMPYIPKEDRIKIHENIMKYYWEPFNKEAIEPKNWTNCGEPCPVVCKKYANGHHIEYEPREANGPLSGVITLRASDISVHAVDAMGFDAISFGGTAAWVLELVYRGLLKPEEVGISDKPEFDKDSLLLKPVETSEKNAKLVAELAHRVAFAETEIARIIGEGIRRASEILDEKFKDRLSYGESFKDYGVYTPIGINGEMVPTMYWAIGNYIPLPIQGRYWTFYQFGVFLEPEELANKIVASALYEYWYDNVGWCRFHRGWAKPVLKALFMEAYGENVDMEEQAKKTIRKLVNFLKKAGYEPVFWDSMRVIDLVAKGAEEFGNERWAEQFKKDKVVTAKEYLRRVLAEYSRILGVDWTL